The sequence GGACATCGATCCAATCGCAGCGATGCTGAATCCGGCGGCATTGCATGAAGTGCTGCACATGACGTTTGCCGCGATGGTGGCGACGGGGTTTCTGGTGGCAGGGATTCACGCTTACTTCCTCTTGCGCAATAAACAGAGTGAGTTTCACCGGGCGGCTTTTGGCATCGCAGCGGCGCTTGCGTGTGTTTCGATACCGTTGCAAGTGTTGACTGGTGATCTGGCGGCGCGGCGGGTGGCTAAGTATCAGCCGATGAAACTGGCGGCGATGGAGGCGCATTATGAGACGCGGAGTCATGCGCCTTTTGTCATCGGCGGCATTCCGGATGATGAGACAAAAACGACGAAATATGGCGTGGAGATACCCAATGCGTTGAGCATCTTGATCGGTCATAAGGCGGATACGGTGGTGCCGGGTTTAGATCAAATCCCGCGGGAGGAATGGCCGAATGTGAAGCTGGTGCACTGGAGCTTTGATGTGATGGTGGGCGCGGGGATGGTGATGCTGGGATTGGCGATGTGGGCGGGAATGGCTTATTGGAAACGGCGGAGTGAATGGATCAGTCCACGATTGTTGAAGTCATTTGTGTGGTGTGCGCCGTTGGGATTCATCGCACTTGAGGCGGGGTGGTTCGTGACGGAATTCGGGCGGCAGCCGTGGATCATCTACGGTATTATGAAGACGAGCGAGGCGGTGACGCCGATGCCGAATCTGGTGGTGCCGTTCACGACCTTCACCATCGTTTACATTTTCCTCTCCATCGTGCTGGTGTTCCTGCTGAAGCGGCAGTTCCTGGAGACGGCCCCAGAGAAGCGAGGTGATGTGTGAGTCTGGAAATCGTCATCGCGGGTGTCACGCTAGTCTCGCTCATCATTTATGCGTTGATGGGTGGGGCGGATTTCGGTGGGGGCGTGTGGGATCTGCTGGCGCGTGGACCGAGGGCGAAGCGGCAGAGACAGATCGTGGCGGATGCTATCGCGCCAATCTGGGAGGCGAATCATGTGTGGCTCATTCTGATCGTGGTGTTGCTGTTCACCGCGTGGCCTCGGGCGTTTGCAGCGATGATGACGGCGCTGC is a genomic window of Verrucomicrobiia bacterium containing:
- a CDS encoding cytochrome ubiquinol oxidase subunit I, which gives rise to MTDLQFARAQMGMSLAFHILFAAVGIAMPIMMAMAEGFYLRTKKPVYLDLAHRWAKGTAILFAVGAVSGTVLSFELGLLWPKFMEHAGPIIGMPFSLEGFAFFTEAIFLGLFLYGWKKMSPIAHWLSGVMVAISGVMSGVFVVTANAWMNTPVGFTYENGEFSDIDPIAAMLNPAALHEVLHMTFAAMVATGFLVAGIHAYFLLRNKQSEFHRAAFGIAAALACVSIPLQVLTGDLAARRVAKYQPMKLAAMEAHYETRSHAPFVIGGIPDDETKTTKYGVEIPNALSILIGHKADTVVPGLDQIPREEWPNVKLVHWSFDVMVGAGMVMLGLAMWAGMAYWKRRSEWISPRLLKSFVWCAPLGFIALEAGWFVTEFGRQPWIIYGIMKTSEAVTPMPNLVVPFTTFTIVYIFLSIVLVFLLKRQFLETAPEKRGDV